A window from Streptomyces sp. NBC_00335 encodes these proteins:
- a CDS encoding GlxA family transcriptional regulator produces the protein MHRVAIVAQPGIRAFDLAVITEVWGSDRGHLGVPAFELRRCALDTGPIPLPGGLSLAPDRGLDWLREADLVVVPALERPGDRTPEPVLAALRDAHARGIPVAALCAGAFILAEAGLLAGRRAVTHWSLAPALAGRYPAVRVEEAPLYVGDDGLWTSAGVASGIDLCLHLVREAHGSEAAAAIARSMVTGPFRTGEHAQYLDRPTPVADRTAEALALVRERALGRLHEALDVATLARWAGMSPRSFARHFAAATGTTPHKWLLGHRLDEARKLLERTDHPVTEVARRAGFASEVTFRQHFASYVGTSPRAYRAAATAPGPPGPPPNPVDSVRNGS, from the coding sequence ATGCACCGCGTCGCGATCGTCGCCCAGCCCGGCATCCGCGCTTTCGACCTGGCCGTCATCACCGAGGTCTGGGGGTCCGACCGCGGCCATCTCGGGGTACCGGCTTTCGAGCTGCGCCGGTGCGCCCTCGACACCGGCCCGATCCCGCTCCCCGGCGGGCTGTCCCTGGCTCCCGATCGCGGGCTCGACTGGCTCCGCGAAGCCGACCTCGTCGTGGTCCCCGCGCTGGAGCGGCCCGGCGACCGGACGCCCGAGCCGGTCCTCGCCGCCCTGCGGGACGCCCACGCCCGGGGCATCCCGGTGGCCGCCCTGTGCGCCGGGGCCTTCATCCTCGCCGAGGCCGGGCTGCTGGCGGGCCGCCGGGCCGTGACCCACTGGTCCCTGGCCCCGGCGCTGGCCGGCCGGTACCCCGCCGTGCGCGTCGAGGAGGCCCCGCTCTACGTCGGGGACGACGGGCTGTGGACCTCCGCCGGGGTCGCCTCCGGCATCGACCTCTGCCTGCACCTGGTCCGCGAGGCCCACGGCTCCGAGGCGGCCGCCGCCATCGCCCGCTCGATGGTGACCGGGCCCTTCCGCACCGGCGAACACGCCCAGTACCTGGACCGCCCGACCCCGGTCGCCGACCGGACCGCCGAGGCGCTGGCCCTCGTACGGGAGCGGGCGCTCGGGCGGCTGCACGAGGCGCTGGACGTGGCCACCCTGGCCCGGTGGGCCGGGATGTCGCCGCGTTCCTTCGCCCGGCACTTCGCCGCAGCCACCGGCACCACCCCGCACAAATGGCTCCTGGGCCACCGTCTGGACGAAGCCCGCAAACTGCTGGAACGCACCGATCATCCGGTCACCGAGGTGGCCCGGCGGGCCGGATTCGCCAGCGAGGTCACCTTCCGGCAGCACTTCGCCTCGTACGTCGGCACGAGCCCCCGGGCCTACCGTGCGGCCGCTACCGCACCGGGACCCCCCGGGCCTCCCCCAAACCCCGTCGACAGTGTTAGAAATGGCTCATGA
- a CDS encoding SpoIIE family protein phosphatase, with amino-acid sequence MDTYQETSEVPDQPVAAVGYAGVLSELLPIALWREDADGLVVEWSLAAQDLLGHRPEDILGRLGSAVLVPDANHELADQLTRRVQAGETVVGTLPVRHRDGHQVPMEMWILPSPDPQGRTGSMLIAVETSEVLGMRDSLAALQSLFTQSPIGLGTLGPDLRFLRVNDALARMNGVSAAEHVGKRLTEVVPGVNAAALERLMRKVLECGSAVVDVRRTGRTPADPDHDRTWSCSYAPLLDGSGRRLGLIASLIDITDGQRAQAEAERARSRFALLSEAGTRIGTTLDLGQTAQEIVEVLVPQLADSADVQLLEAVLDPDEAGASTRGVLRRLASLFPDPAAPTAKLTAGQTFQIPAGTAYEQVITEGVAMNLFTADIPALIKDPRAGALRAYLATLGCARMVPLVARGRVLGVVVVTRVRGREVFDHEDCVLIDEVVARAALNIDNARMYTTQRAAALTLQRSLTNNALPEVAGLELTGRYLPASDHDVGGDWFDVIELPDGRTGLVIGDVMGHGIHAAAVMGQLRTAVRTLARHQVSPEEMLRSLDAVVADLGEDEMATCVYAVHDPVSGACVIARAGHPPPAVVTAAGAVTFLHGPPGTPLGTGGREFRTEEVRLEPGSLLVLYTDGLIESRDRDLDEGMAGLAGALRGAGEPLEALCDTILAALLPEAPQDDVAVLLARTL; translated from the coding sequence TTGGACACGTACCAGGAGACGAGCGAGGTACCGGACCAGCCGGTGGCTGCTGTCGGGTACGCGGGCGTACTGAGCGAGCTGCTGCCGATCGCCCTGTGGCGGGAGGACGCCGACGGGCTCGTCGTCGAGTGGTCGCTGGCCGCCCAGGACCTGCTCGGGCACCGCCCCGAGGACATCCTCGGCCGGCTGGGCTCCGCCGTGCTCGTCCCCGACGCCAACCACGAACTCGCCGACCAGCTGACCCGCAGGGTCCAGGCCGGGGAGACCGTCGTCGGCACCCTGCCCGTGCGCCACCGCGACGGCCACCAGGTCCCGATGGAGATGTGGATCCTGCCCTCCCCCGATCCGCAGGGGCGCACCGGTTCCATGCTCATCGCCGTGGAGACCTCCGAGGTCCTCGGGATGCGCGATTCGCTGGCCGCGCTGCAGAGCCTGTTCACCCAGTCGCCGATCGGCCTCGGCACCCTCGGCCCGGACCTGCGCTTCCTGCGCGTCAACGACGCCCTCGCCCGGATGAACGGGGTGTCCGCCGCCGAGCACGTCGGCAAACGGCTCACCGAGGTGGTGCCCGGGGTCAACGCCGCCGCGCTCGAACGGCTCATGCGCAAGGTGCTGGAATGCGGCTCCGCCGTCGTGGACGTCCGCCGCACCGGCCGCACCCCCGCCGACCCCGACCACGACCGGACCTGGTCCTGCTCCTACGCCCCGCTGCTGGACGGCTCCGGGCGGCGGCTCGGCCTGATCGCCTCCCTCATCGACATCACCGACGGACAGCGCGCCCAGGCGGAGGCGGAGCGGGCGCGCAGCCGCTTCGCCCTGCTCTCCGAGGCCGGCACCCGCATCGGCACCACGCTGGACCTGGGGCAGACGGCCCAGGAGATCGTGGAGGTGCTGGTACCGCAGCTCGCGGACTCGGCCGACGTACAGCTCCTGGAAGCCGTACTGGACCCGGACGAGGCCGGGGCCTCCACGCGGGGCGTGCTGCGCCGCCTGGCCTCCCTCTTCCCGGATCCGGCAGCGCCCACCGCCAAGCTGACCGCCGGGCAGACCTTCCAGATCCCGGCGGGCACCGCCTACGAGCAGGTCATCACCGAGGGCGTGGCGATGAACCTCTTCACCGCCGACATCCCGGCCCTGATCAAGGACCCGCGCGCGGGCGCGCTGCGCGCCTACCTCGCCACCCTCGGCTGCGCCCGCATGGTCCCGCTGGTGGCCCGCGGCCGGGTGCTCGGGGTGGTCGTGGTGACCCGGGTGCGCGGGCGCGAGGTCTTCGACCACGAGGACTGCGTACTGATCGACGAGGTGGTGGCCCGGGCGGCCCTGAACATCGACAACGCCCGGATGTACACCACCCAGCGCGCGGCGGCCCTGACCCTGCAGCGCAGCCTCACCAACAACGCGCTGCCCGAGGTCGCCGGCCTGGAGCTGACCGGCCGCTACCTGCCGGCCAGCGACCACGACGTCGGCGGGGACTGGTTCGACGTGATCGAGCTGCCGGACGGCCGGACCGGCCTGGTGATCGGCGACGTGATGGGCCACGGCATCCACGCGGCCGCGGTCATGGGCCAACTGCGCACCGCCGTACGGACCCTGGCGCGGCATCAGGTGAGCCCGGAGGAGATGCTCCGCTCGCTGGACGCGGTGGTGGCGGACCTCGGCGAGGACGAGATGGCCACGTGCGTCTACGCCGTCCACGACCCGGTGTCGGGAGCGTGCGTCATCGCCCGCGCCGGCCACCCGCCGCCGGCCGTGGTCACGGCCGCCGGGGCCGTGACCTTCCTGCACGGCCCGCCGGGAACCCCGCTCGGCACGGGCGGACGGGAGTTCCGCACGGAGGAGGTCCGGCTCGAACCGGGCAGCCTGCTCGTGCTCTACACCGACGGCCTCATCGAGTCCCGGGACCGGGACCTGGACGAGGGGATGGCGGGGCTGGCGGGGGCCCTGAGGGGTGCGGGGGAGCCCTTGGAGGCACTGTGCGACACGATCCTGGCGGCCCTCCTCCCGGAGGCCCCGCAGGACGACGTGGCGGTGCTGCTGGCCCGGACCCTGTAA
- a CDS encoding SpoIIE family protein phosphatase yields MTGRFGLARGSEGAPQDRPPPEDGSPPGIGPGRSRLFARLSLGARSVAGQVFALQAVLVLVLITAAATALFFQARYDSQRDARNRSLAAAEAFAHAPGLPAALKSPDPTAVLQPLAEGARRASGVDFIAVMTTDGIRYTDSRPELIGRRATGDLSRAVAGQAFTETFEGKPSDVVRAVVPVRDSAGAVVGLVATGIEVGNVGDGVEGQLPLLLGAATGALLLGTGGAALVSRRLRRQTRGLGEAEMTRMNEHHEAVLHAVREGVLIIDAEGRLLLANDEARRLLDLPSDAELRHVGDLGLDPPTAALLASGRIATDEVHRAGDRLLAVNVRPTKPYGGRPSGTVTTLRDSTELAALSGRAAVARDRLQLLYDAGVRIGTTLDVVRTAEELSEVAVPRFADFVTVELLEPVLRGEEPGGGVHTEMRRAAISGIRVDSPLQPVGDVIRFVVPTAPMSAALDAGRAVLAADLNCAFGWRAQDHDGTRVALDYGLHSLISVPLQARGVVLGMANFWRADTPEPFDEEDLSFAEELAARAAVSIDNARRFTREHAVAVTLQRSLLPRVLPDLSAVDVAFRYLPAKAGVGGDWFDVIPLAGARVALVVGDVVGHGVHAAATMGRLRTAVHNFSTLDMPPDELLGHLDELIDRIDQDESSAEEGSGERESSGVTGATCLYAVYDPVSGHCAMASAGHPGPALVGPDGRVAYPELPIGLPLGVGGMPFEAVELRLPEASRLVLFTDGLLEDRDRDFDTGLALLTEALSRPDRSPDQACSDVLASLLFPAPSDDIALLIADTRRLPAEQIAEWEVRPDPSDVSRVRRAGSAQLTAWGLGDVTFTAELILSELITNAIRYGTPPIRVRLLRDRTLICEISDGSSTSPHLRYAATTDEGGRGLFLVAQYAERWGTRYTDRGKVIWAELPLTGAAEPAPPAVVDLDALEDLAW; encoded by the coding sequence ATGACCGGACGTTTTGGCCTAGCCAGGGGCTCTGAAGGAGCGCCGCAGGACAGGCCCCCGCCCGAGGACGGGTCCCCACCCGGAATCGGGCCCGGACGCTCCCGGCTGTTCGCGCGCCTTTCGCTCGGCGCCCGCAGCGTCGCCGGCCAGGTCTTCGCCCTCCAGGCCGTCCTCGTGCTGGTGCTGATCACCGCCGCCGCCACGGCCCTGTTCTTCCAAGCCCGGTACGACAGCCAGCGCGACGCCCGCAACCGCTCCCTCGCCGCCGCCGAGGCATTCGCGCACGCCCCCGGCCTCCCGGCGGCCCTGAAGTCCCCCGACCCCACCGCCGTGCTCCAGCCGCTGGCCGAGGGCGCCCGCCGGGCCTCGGGCGTCGACTTCATCGCCGTCATGACCACCGACGGGATCCGGTACACCGACTCCCGCCCCGAGCTGATCGGCCGGCGCGCCACCGGCGACCTCTCGCGCGCCGTGGCCGGCCAGGCCTTCACCGAGACCTTCGAGGGCAAGCCGAGCGACGTGGTCCGCGCCGTGGTCCCCGTACGGGACTCCGCGGGCGCGGTCGTCGGCCTGGTCGCCACCGGCATCGAGGTCGGGAACGTCGGCGACGGGGTCGAGGGCCAGCTGCCCCTGCTCCTGGGCGCGGCCACCGGCGCCCTGCTCCTCGGCACCGGCGGCGCGGCCCTCGTCAGCCGCCGGCTGCGGCGCCAGACCCGGGGCCTCGGCGAGGCCGAGATGACCCGGATGAACGAACACCACGAGGCGGTTCTGCACGCCGTCCGCGAGGGCGTCCTGATCATCGACGCCGAGGGCCGGCTGCTGCTGGCCAACGACGAGGCCCGCCGCCTCCTCGACCTGCCCTCCGACGCCGAGCTGCGGCACGTGGGCGACCTAGGCCTCGATCCGCCCACCGCCGCGCTGCTGGCCTCCGGGCGGATCGCCACCGACGAGGTGCACCGCGCGGGCGACCGGCTCCTCGCCGTGAACGTCCGCCCGACCAAGCCCTACGGGGGCCGCCCCTCCGGCACCGTGACCACCCTGCGCGACTCCACCGAGCTCGCCGCGCTGTCCGGCCGGGCCGCGGTCGCCCGCGACCGCCTCCAGCTGCTCTACGACGCCGGCGTGCGCATCGGGACCACCCTGGACGTGGTGCGCACCGCCGAGGAGCTCTCCGAGGTCGCGGTCCCGCGGTTCGCGGACTTCGTCACCGTCGAGCTGCTGGAGCCGGTGCTGCGCGGCGAGGAGCCCGGCGGCGGGGTGCACACCGAGATGCGCCGGGCCGCCATCAGCGGGATCCGTGTGGATTCCCCGCTCCAGCCGGTGGGAGACGTGATCCGCTTCGTGGTGCCGACCGCGCCGATGTCGGCGGCCCTGGACGCCGGGCGGGCGGTCCTCGCGGCCGATCTGAACTGCGCCTTCGGCTGGCGGGCCCAGGACCACGACGGCACCCGGGTGGCCCTGGACTACGGGCTGCATTCGCTGATCTCCGTACCGCTCCAGGCCCGCGGGGTGGTGCTCGGCATGGCCAACTTCTGGCGGGCCGACACTCCGGAGCCCTTCGACGAGGAGGACCTGTCCTTCGCGGAGGAGCTGGCGGCGCGGGCCGCGGTCTCCATCGACAACGCCCGCCGCTTCACGCGCGAGCACGCGGTGGCCGTGACCCTCCAGCGCAGTCTGCTGCCGCGGGTGCTGCCCGATCTGAGCGCCGTGGACGTCGCCTTCCGGTACCTGCCCGCGAAGGCGGGGGTGGGCGGGGACTGGTTCGACGTGATCCCGCTCGCCGGGGCCCGGGTCGCGCTGGTCGTCGGCGACGTGGTGGGGCACGGGGTGCACGCCGCCGCCACCATGGGCCGGCTGCGGACCGCCGTGCACAACTTCTCCACGCTCGACATGCCGCCCGACGAGCTGCTGGGCCACCTGGACGAGCTGATCGACCGGATCGACCAGGACGAGTCCTCGGCCGAAGAGGGCTCCGGGGAGAGGGAATCCTCCGGGGTCACCGGCGCCACCTGCCTCTACGCGGTGTACGACCCGGTGTCGGGCCACTGCGCCATGGCCAGCGCCGGCCACCCCGGCCCGGCGCTGGTCGGGCCCGACGGCCGGGTCGCGTACCCCGAGCTGCCGATCGGGCTGCCGCTGGGCGTCGGCGGGATGCCCTTCGAGGCCGTGGAGCTGCGGCTGCCCGAGGCGAGCCGGCTCGTGCTGTTCACCGACGGGCTGCTGGAGGACCGCGACCGGGACTTCGACACCGGCCTCGCCCTGCTGACCGAGGCCCTGTCCCGGCCGGACCGCAGCCCCGACCAGGCCTGCTCCGATGTGCTGGCCTCGCTGCTGTTCCCGGCGCCGAGCGATGACATCGCCCTGCTCATCGCCGACACCCGGCGGCTCCCGGCCGAGCAGATCGCGGAGTGGGAGGTGCGCCCGGACCCCTCGGACGTGTCCCGGGTCCGCCGCGCGGGCTCCGCGCAGCTGACCGCGTGGGGCCTGGGGGACGTCACCTTCACCGCCGAGCTCATCCTCAGCGAGCTGATCACCAACGCCATCCGGTACGGGACCCCGCCGATCCGGGTCCGGCTGCTCCGCGACCGCACCCTGATCTGCGAGATCTCCGACGGCAGCAGCACCTCGCCGCACCTGCGCTACGCGGCCACGACGGACGAGGGCGGGCGCGGCCTCTTCCTCGTCGCCCAGTACGCGGAGCGCTGGGGCACCCGCTACACGGACCGCGGCAAGGTGATCTGGGCGGAGCTCCCCCTGACGGGCGCGGCGGAGCCGGCGCCGCCGGCCGTGGTGGACCTGGACGCCCTGGAGGACCTGGCCTGGTAG
- a CDS encoding glycerate kinase has product MTDGAVTETARVLIAADKFKGSLTAVQVAERVTAGLRKAVPGVEIETLPVADGGDGTVAAAVAAGFERREVRVTGPLGDQVTAAFALREGTAVVEMAEASGLQLLPAGVFAPLTATTYGSGELLKAALDAGARSIVFGVGGSATTDGGAGMLAALGAVFLDANGEPVGPGGGALAGLASADLSGIDPRIKEIDFVLASDVDNPLTGPKGAPAVYGPQKGASPEDVATLDAALAHFAVVLEKSIGSLAAEAAVSPGAGGAGGIGYGALLLGASFRPGIELMLEVLGFAPALERATLVITGEGSLDEQTLHGKAPAGVAAAARAAGKPVVAVCGRLLLTQEALQAAGIQRAYPLTDIEPDPAVSIPNAGPLLERVAENIAADVL; this is encoded by the coding sequence GTGACGGACGGAGCAGTAACTGAGACCGCGCGCGTGCTCATCGCCGCGGACAAATTCAAGGGCTCGCTCACGGCCGTTCAGGTCGCGGAGCGGGTGACGGCCGGCCTTCGCAAGGCCGTACCGGGCGTGGAGATCGAGACCCTCCCCGTCGCGGACGGCGGCGACGGTACGGTCGCGGCCGCCGTGGCGGCCGGTTTCGAACGCCGGGAGGTACGGGTCACCGGGCCGCTCGGTGACCAGGTCACGGCCGCTTTCGCCCTGCGCGAGGGCACCGCGGTGGTCGAGATGGCGGAGGCCTCCGGGCTCCAGCTGCTGCCGGCGGGTGTCTTCGCCCCGCTGACGGCGACCACCTACGGCTCCGGCGAACTGCTGAAGGCCGCACTCGACGCGGGAGCGCGCTCGATCGTCTTCGGTGTGGGCGGCAGCGCCACCACCGACGGCGGTGCGGGCATGCTGGCCGCGCTGGGCGCGGTGTTCCTGGATGCGAACGGTGAACCGGTCGGTCCGGGCGGCGGCGCGCTGGCCGGGCTGGCCTCGGCCGACCTGTCGGGCATCGACCCCCGCATCAAGGAGATCGACTTCGTCCTGGCGAGCGACGTGGACAACCCTCTGACGGGTCCGAAGGGCGCTCCGGCGGTCTACGGCCCGCAGAAGGGGGCGTCGCCCGAGGACGTGGCGACGCTGGACGCGGCGCTGGCGCACTTCGCGGTGGTCCTGGAGAAGTCGATCGGCTCCCTGGCCGCCGAGGCGGCGGTTTCGCCCGGCGCGGGCGGAGCGGGCGGCATCGGCTACGGGGCACTGCTGCTCGGCGCCTCGTTCCGGCCCGGCATCGAGCTGATGCTGGAGGTGCTCGGCTTCGCGCCGGCGCTGGAGCGGGCCACGCTGGTCATCACCGGCGAGGGTTCGCTGGACGAGCAGACCCTCCACGGCAAGGCTCCGGCCGGTGTCGCGGCGGCGGCTCGTGCGGCGGGCAAGCCGGTCGTCGCGGTCTGCGGCCGCCTGCTGCTCACGCAGGAGGCCCTGCAGGCCGCCGGCATCCAGCGGGCCTACCCGCTCACGGACATCGAGCCGGACCCGGCGGTGAGCATCCCGAACGCGGGGCCGCTGCTGGAGCGGGTGGCGGAGAACATCGCGGCCGACGTCCTCTGA
- a CDS encoding cysteine hydrolase family protein: MEIAANSALLVIDVQQGFDDPDFWGPRNNPAAEGNIAALMDAWQETGRPVVLVQHASRTAGSVLAPDQPGYAFKDFVAERAGGAALHITKSVNSSFYGTPDLAEWLTAQGVGQLVVAGIQTNMCVETTARMAGNLGYEVLVPLDATHTFDLAAEPGPDAPRLTADQLATATAVNLQGGGFARIVKTAELVTAARTAAPASVRA; encoded by the coding sequence ATCGAGATCGCCGCGAACAGTGCCCTGCTGGTCATCGACGTCCAACAGGGCTTCGACGACCCGGACTTCTGGGGGCCGCGCAACAACCCGGCCGCCGAGGGGAACATCGCCGCGCTGATGGACGCCTGGCAGGAGACCGGCCGCCCGGTCGTGCTCGTGCAGCACGCTTCGCGCACCGCCGGCTCCGTCCTCGCGCCGGACCAGCCCGGGTACGCCTTCAAGGACTTCGTCGCCGAGCGGGCCGGCGGGGCCGCCCTGCACATCACCAAGTCCGTGAACTCCTCCTTCTACGGCACCCCGGACCTCGCCGAATGGCTCACCGCCCAGGGCGTCGGACAGCTGGTCGTCGCCGGCATCCAGACGAACATGTGCGTCGAGACCACGGCCCGGATGGCCGGGAACCTGGGCTACGAGGTCCTCGTGCCGCTCGACGCCACGCACACCTTCGACCTGGCCGCCGAACCCGGCCCGGACGCACCCCGGCTGACGGCCGACCAGCTCGCCACCGCCACCGCGGTCAACCTCCAGGGCGGCGGCTTCGCGCGGATCGTCAAAACCGCGGAACTCGTGACCGCGGCCCGCACCGCCGCGCCGGCCTCTGTACGGGCCTGA
- a CDS encoding GNAT family N-acetyltransferase — translation MSATSTSAKSPSPVTLTGRHVRLEPLTRSHLPDLYAAGGGDEEVWRWQGGPAPRTQEELGATLDTVLEAAERGEYVPFAVIHLGSGRAVGWTTYLDISAADERLEIGWTWYGRAYWRSAVNTESKLLLLTHAFEDLGMGRVQLKTDHLNTRSQAAIARLGAQREGVLRRHRRRPDGTWRDSVYFSLLAAEWPEAKARLAARL, via the coding sequence ATGTCTGCCACGTCCACGTCGGCCAAGTCGCCGTCCCCCGTCACGCTTACCGGCCGCCACGTCCGCCTGGAGCCGCTCACCCGCAGTCACCTCCCCGACCTGTACGCGGCCGGCGGCGGGGACGAGGAGGTGTGGCGCTGGCAGGGCGGCCCCGCGCCGCGGACGCAGGAGGAGCTGGGCGCCACGCTCGACACCGTGCTGGAGGCGGCGGAGCGCGGCGAGTACGTCCCCTTCGCCGTCATCCACCTCGGAAGCGGCCGGGCCGTGGGCTGGACCACGTACCTGGACATCAGCGCGGCCGACGAACGCCTGGAGATCGGCTGGACCTGGTACGGGCGCGCGTACTGGCGCAGCGCCGTCAACACCGAGTCCAAGCTGCTCCTGCTCACCCACGCCTTCGAAGACCTCGGCATGGGCCGGGTCCAGCTCAAGACGGACCACCTCAACACCCGCTCCCAGGCCGCCATCGCCCGCCTCGGAGCGCAGCGCGAAGGCGTCCTGCGCCGTCACCGCCGCCGCCCGGACGGCACCTGGCGCGACAGCGTGTACTTCTCCCTGCTGGCGGCCGAATGGCCGGAGGCGAAGGCGCGGCTGGCCGCCCGGCTCTGA